Proteins from a single region of Engystomops pustulosus chromosome 5, aEngPut4.maternal, whole genome shotgun sequence:
- the LOC140134146 gene encoding sperm acrosome membrane-associated protein 6-like, translating into MDPERCLQKLHAGFLPLNSISIAFSEIPYIKGYLKIFEKDVKSIDKSLSPPDWVHQFDITMAKYVQGVRDRVERHPPEQCRPPCGLQKAARTFTCNKCAEEDCNVPVACPLETLSVSELDQITIPCGASFPLPEDPKVSWKFAKNIRVADLSYFKHIKHGDQLFLLIKPVRMSHRGTYVCEVTDDDDDIILRKFHYLDVIQSDVRERAIMDIYFQRALVEKSPTQLKEEETTKQGPSTMDTILATLQNPIAYAVYAGIFLLAIILLARFLWYYALSVDWRKQHLQSPV; encoded by the exons ATGGACCCTGAAAGATGCCTGCAAAAGCTGCATGCTGGGTTTCTGCCCCTCAACAGCATCTCGATAG CGTTTTCTGAAATACCTTACATAAAAGGATACCTGAAAATCTTcgagaaagacgtaaaatccattGACAAATCTT TATCCCCACCTGATTGGGTACATCAATTTGACATTACAATGGCAAAGTATGTGCAAGGTGTAAGAGATCGTGTCGAAC GTCATCCACCGGAACAATGCAGACCTCCATGCG GCCTTCAGAAAGCTGCCCGCACCTTCACATGCAATAAATGTGCTGAGGAGGATTGTAACGTCCCCGTGGCCTGTCCCC TTGAGACCTTGAGTGTAAGTGAGCTGGACCAGATCACCATCCCCTGTGGGGCCTCATTTCCACTTCCAGAAGATCCAAAAGTTTcctggaaatttgccaaaaat ATCAGGGTGGCTGACCTCAGCTACTTCAAGCATATAAAGCATGGGGACCAACTTTTTCTCCTCATAAAACCTGTGAGGATGAGCCATAGAGGGACTTACGTCTGTGAGGTAACGGATGACGACGACGACATCATCCTCCGCAAATTTCATTACCTGGATG TGATACAGTCTGATGTTAGAGAAAGAGCTATAATGGACATCTATTTCCAGCGGGCTTTGGTTGAAAAATCTCCAACTCAGTTGAAGGAGGAGGAAACAACTAAACAAGGCCCCTCCACCATGGACACCATCCTGGCAACACTCCAGAACCCCATCGCCTATGCAGTCTATGCCGGGATCTTCCTGCTAGCCATCATCTTGCTGGCAAGATTCCTGTGGTATTATGCACTAAGTGTGGACTGGAGAAAACAGCACCTTCAGAGCCCTGTATAA